From Neobacillus sp. PS2-9, the proteins below share one genomic window:
- the ytzI gene encoding YtzI protein — MYTVFVVCIVIVIVVLLLAVVTTSKAYSYKHTIDSLEENAHIDHLNKQESNQENKPK, encoded by the coding sequence TTGTATACGGTATTTGTCGTTTGTATTGTCATTGTCATTGTTGTTTTACTATTAGCTGTAGTAACCACTTCCAAGGCCTATTCCTATAAACATACAATCGATTCTTTAGAAGAAAATGCTCATATTGACCACCTGAATAAACAAGAGAGTAATCAGGAAAATAAGCCGAAATAA
- a CDS encoding metal ABC transporter solute-binding protein, Zn/Mn family: MKKIILLLSLLLLLTLILSACSDGTQPSQSKKDKLTIYTTVFPLQYFTERIGGNLVDVKTIYPPGADEHTFEPSQKDMMNLADSDLLFYIGLGLEGFVEKAEGTLKNENVKLVSVADQLQLPKEDSTLHEEETDDHEHHGDVNPHVWLDPIYSKEMAAVIRDRLTKEMPKNKDLFEANYQKLATELDELNTQYQQTISTAKHKKIIVTHAAFGYWEKRYGIEQISISGLSTTNEPTQKELEKIISIADHDGLHYILFEQNVQSKLGRVVQKEIGARALPIHNLAILTKDNIKNKETYFTLMSKNLESLKTALNN, from the coding sequence ATGAAAAAAATTATTCTACTACTTTCTCTGTTGTTGCTATTAACACTTATTTTATCTGCATGTTCTGACGGTACCCAACCGTCACAATCAAAAAAAGACAAATTAACGATTTATACAACGGTTTTCCCCTTGCAATATTTTACAGAACGGATTGGAGGTAACTTGGTCGATGTAAAAACCATTTATCCACCAGGTGCCGATGAACATACTTTTGAGCCATCCCAAAAAGATATGATGAATTTGGCTGATTCAGACTTATTATTCTATATTGGACTTGGACTTGAAGGCTTTGTAGAAAAGGCAGAAGGTACATTAAAAAATGAAAATGTAAAGTTGGTGTCTGTTGCGGATCAACTTCAACTGCCAAAGGAAGATAGCACTCTTCACGAAGAAGAGACAGACGACCATGAGCACCATGGTGATGTTAACCCACATGTATGGCTTGATCCTATCTATTCAAAGGAAATGGCAGCCGTAATTCGTGATAGATTAACTAAAGAAATGCCGAAAAATAAAGACCTTTTTGAGGCCAATTATCAAAAGCTGGCAACTGAACTAGATGAACTCAATACCCAATATCAGCAGACGATTTCAACTGCAAAACATAAAAAAATAATCGTTACCCATGCTGCATTTGGTTACTGGGAAAAACGGTATGGGATTGAACAAATTAGTATTTCCGGACTTTCAACAACGAATGAACCTACACAAAAAGAACTTGAAAAAATAATCTCAATTGCTGATCATGACGGCTTACACTATATTCTTTTCGAACAAAATGTCCAATCGAAACTAGGAAGAGTCGTTCAAAAGGAAATTGGAGCAAGAGCATTGCCGATTCACAACCTTGCTATCCTGACCAAAGACAACATCAAGAACAAGGAAACCTATTTTACTTTAATGTCTAAAAATCTAGAATCATTAAAAACTGCACTGAATAACTAA
- the yidD gene encoding membrane protein insertion efficiency factor YidD produces the protein MLKKIFISFIRFYQIVISPIKPPTCRFYPTCSHYGLEAIQRFGAFKGGWLTIKRIVKCHPFHPGGLDPVPDKEKH, from the coding sequence GTGTTGAAAAAAATTTTTATTTCATTCATTCGTTTTTACCAAATTGTAATTTCACCCATCAAACCACCAACATGCCGCTTCTATCCCACATGTTCTCATTACGGTTTAGAGGCTATTCAACGGTTTGGTGCCTTCAAGGGCGGCTGGCTTACCATCAAACGGATAGTAAAGTGTCATCCTTTTCATCCAGGAGGCTTAGATCCTGTTCCTGATAAAGAGAAGCATTAA
- a CDS encoding S-ribosylhomocysteine lyase, producing MPSVESFDLDHNAVKAPYVRHCGVHKVGSDGIVNKYDIRFCQPNKQAMKPDAIHTLEHLLAFNIRKHSEKYDHFDIIDISPMGCQTGYYLVVSGEPTVEEIIDLLEDTMKDAVEIIDIPAANERQCGQAKLHDLEGAKRLMRFWLEQSKEDLKQVFA from the coding sequence ATGCCTTCAGTTGAAAGCTTTGATTTAGATCATAATGCTGTTAAAGCCCCTTATGTAAGACATTGTGGTGTTCATAAGGTAGGTAGTGACGGGATTGTAAATAAATATGATATTCGTTTTTGCCAGCCAAACAAGCAAGCTATGAAACCAGATGCGATTCATACATTGGAGCACTTGCTTGCGTTTAATATTCGCAAGCATTCAGAGAAGTACGATCACTTTGATATTATTGACATCTCACCAATGGGCTGCCAAACAGGATATTACCTAGTGGTAAGCGGTGAACCAACGGTAGAGGAGATTATCGATCTTCTTGAGGATACTATGAAGGATGCAGTTGAAATCATTGATATCCCTGCTGCAAATGAAAGACAATGCGGTCAAGCAAAACTGCATGATTTAGAAGGTGCAAAACGCTTAATGCGTTTCTGGCTTGAGCAAAGTAAAGAGGATTTAAAACAGGTATTTGCATAA
- the ytkD gene encoding RNA deprotection pyrophosphohydrolase — MIQFFDQNRNKVELDFKQKAFKEEAKHVLVICQQGDKWLLTNHKKRGLEFPGGKVEPFETLEEAARRETFEETGAILGQLQFVAEYKVSDQNSSFVKAVFWGQVKEMDRTNNYHETNGPVMLEGDVLELRMGNQFSFIMKDQVIEECIHHINQKSKE, encoded by the coding sequence ATGATACAGTTTTTCGATCAGAATAGAAATAAAGTAGAACTTGATTTCAAACAAAAAGCCTTTAAAGAAGAGGCCAAACATGTACTGGTTATCTGCCAGCAAGGGGACAAGTGGCTTTTAACGAATCATAAGAAAAGAGGCCTCGAATTTCCTGGTGGAAAAGTAGAACCCTTTGAAACCCTTGAAGAAGCAGCAAGAAGAGAGACCTTTGAAGAAACAGGTGCCATTTTGGGACAACTACAATTTGTTGCAGAGTATAAAGTGAGCGATCAAAACAGTTCATTTGTTAAAGCAGTTTTTTGGGGACAAGTAAAAGAAATGGATAGGACGAACAACTATCATGAAACAAATGGGCCTGTCATGCTCGAGGGAGATGTATTGGAATTAAGAATGGGAAATCAGTTTAGTTTTATTATGAAGGATCAAGTCATTGAAGAATGTATCCATCATATTAACCAAAAATCAAAAGAATAG
- a CDS encoding carbonic anhydrase produces MEKSTILNEILEFNHQFVEKHEYEKYETTKFPNKKMVILTCMDTRLLELLPKALNLGNGDAKIVKNAGAIVSHPYGSIMRSILIALYQLKAQEVLVIAHHDCGMSGMKAEPVIENMKERGVSEETFNILTYSGIDIKQWLHGFDNVTESVENSVSIIKNHPLMPKDVPVHGLVIDPKTGKLDLVVDGYKN; encoded by the coding sequence ATGGAAAAATCAACAATATTAAATGAAATTTTAGAGTTTAATCATCAATTTGTCGAAAAACATGAATATGAGAAATATGAAACAACCAAATTCCCAAATAAAAAAATGGTCATCCTTACTTGTATGGATACACGTTTATTGGAATTATTGCCTAAGGCTTTAAACTTAGGTAATGGGGATGCGAAGATTGTTAAAAATGCAGGAGCAATTGTCTCACATCCGTATGGAAGTATTATGAGGAGTATTCTCATCGCTTTATATCAATTAAAAGCGCAGGAGGTTTTAGTAATAGCTCACCATGATTGTGGAATGAGTGGTATGAAGGCAGAACCTGTGATTGAGAATATGAAGGAGCGGGGGGTTTCTGAGGAAACGTTCAATATACTTACATATTCTGGGATTGATATTAAACAATGGTTGCATGGTTTTGATAATGTAACAGAGAGCGTAGAAAATAGTGTAAGCATTATTAAAAACCATCCATTAATGCCGAAGGATGTTCCGGTTCATGGCTTAGTCATTGATCCGAAAACAGGAAAACTAGATTTAGTTGTCGATGGGTACAAAAATTAA
- a CDS encoding hydrolase — translation MSEQKKTYYIDVGTGEISQSATSSTWSYKIQADDEEITQLRELFDENYSTEWQNFFRAHVPYVQYHYDRENDAYDQTIQRVYGMLHKLGDDEAKNHIDSMNILPKQE, via the coding sequence ATGAGTGAGCAAAAGAAAACGTATTATATAGATGTTGGAACGGGTGAAATTTCACAAAGTGCCACTAGCTCGACATGGAGTTATAAAATTCAAGCTGACGATGAAGAAATAACCCAGCTGCGCGAACTGTTTGATGAAAATTACTCCACTGAGTGGCAGAACTTTTTTAGAGCCCATGTTCCTTATGTTCAGTATCATTATGACAGAGAAAACGATGCGTATGATCAAACTATTCAGAGAGTATATGGAATGCTCCACAAATTAGGCGATGACGAGGCAAAAAATCATATTGATAGTATGAATATCTTACCTAAACAAGAATAA
- a CDS encoding DUF6154 family protein, whose product MKLVDELYEMYRNKLTGDEEDIDMLTFAFLEEMTHEDLLALIQEMDKQELYDLMGLYLIESLKGKFAQEEYGQLRTNTYYPRNIH is encoded by the coding sequence TTGAAATTGGTCGATGAGTTATATGAAATGTATCGAAATAAGCTAACTGGTGACGAAGAGGATATTGATATGCTTACATTTGCCTTTTTAGAAGAAATGACACATGAAGATCTTCTAGCCTTAATTCAAGAAATGGATAAACAAGAACTGTATGATTTAATGGGGCTTTACTTAATAGAAAGTCTTAAAGGGAAATTTGCACAGGAAGAATATGGGCAACTTCGCACAAATACTTATTATCCTAGAAATATTCATTGA